From Ammospiza caudacuta isolate bAmmCau1 chromosome 15, bAmmCau1.pri, whole genome shotgun sequence, a single genomic window includes:
- the ZGPAT gene encoding zinc finger CCCH-type with G patch domain-containing protein: protein MDEESLEAAIQTYNAQLEQVELALGAGQDPSQHSDLIQLQEDLKQLIELTESSLVAVKKSKLLATLDTDASSSSPAALPGQDSHLENSAQDEEYAAFKEAIAGLGTDEEPPADDNGISSEREGETGDKCKSKCSEEEEEEEELSGMKVKAPYYSSWGTLEYHNAMIVGTEELEDGTAGVRVLYLYPTHKSLKPCPFFLDDKCRFKENCRFSHGQVVSVEELQPFQEPDLSSLGVGSACLAKHTDGIWYTAKITDVDSGYYTVKFDSLLLKEAVVEGDSVIPPLRSEDAAESGESDEDSVDDSGYAKVIDSGVPENGEWTPACSSSFGGWEAHTRGIGSKLLVQMGYEFGKGLGKNGEGRVEPVQAVVLPRGKSLDQCAEVLQKKQGKLEPGKSRKCRVKGGSSGQPGGRKAPRNVFDFLNEKLRGKSAGDRAGGVALPQRNSKEIYHASKSTKKALSVSLFQTTEKIEQTQRDIRGIQQALARNVGRHSIAAAQLEEKLANAHKQLGQLQAQEARLQREQKKADTHKKMTEF, encoded by the exons atgGATGAAGAGAGTCTGGAAGCGGCGATCCAGACCTACAACGcgcagctggagcaggtggagCTGGCGCTGGGGGCGGGCCAGGACCCATCGCAGCACTCGGACCTgatccagctgcaggaggatttGAAGCAGCTCATAGAACTGACCGAGTCGAGCCTGGTGGCTGTGAAAAAGAGCAAACTTCTGGCCACTCTGGACACAgatgcctcctcctcctccccagcagctctcccagggcaggATTCCCACCTGGAGAACTCTGCCCAAGATGAGGAATATGCTGCTTTTAAGGAAGCCATTGCTGGGCTTGGAACAGATGAGGAGCCTCCAGCTGATGACAACGGGATCTcctcagagagagagggagaaacgGGGGATAAATGCAAATCAAAgtgcagtgaggaggaggaggaggaggaggagttgAGTGGGATGAAGGTTAAAGCCCCCTACTACAGCTCCTGGGGGACCCTGGAGTACCACAATGCCATGATtgtggggacagaggagctggaggatggCACTGCAGGGGTCAGGGTGCTCTACCTGTACCCCACCCACAAGTCCCTGAAGCCTTGCCCTTTCTTCCTGGACGACAAGTGCAGATTTAAGGAGAACTGTCG gtTTTCCCATGGTCAGGTGGTGTCggtggaggagctgcagcccttccAGGAGCCCGACCTGAGCAGTCTGGGGGTGGGCTCAGCCTGCCTGGCCAAGCACACTGATGGCATCTGGTACACGGCCAAAATCACCG ATGTGGACAGTGGCTACTACACGGTGAAATTTGACTCCCTGCTCCTCAAGGAGGCCGTGGTGGAAGGGGACAGTGTCATCCCACCCCTGAGAAGTGAAGATGCTGCTGAATCTGGCGAGTCTGATGAGGACAGTGTGGATGATTCTGGTTATGCCAAAG TGATAGACTCAGGAGTTCCAGAGAATGGGGAGTGgaccccagcctgcagctcctctttTGGTGGCTGGGAGGCCCATACTCGTGGCATTGGCTCCAAACTGCTTGTTCAGATGGGATATGAGTTTGGAAAAG GCCTAGGGAAGAATGGCGAGGGCAGAGTGGAGCCAGTGCAGGCTGTGGTGCTCCCTCGAGGGAAGTCCCTGGACCAGTGTGCTGAGGTGCTGCAGAAGAAGCAGGGGAAGCTGGAGCCAGGCAAATCGAGGAAATGCCGGGTAaagggaggcagctctgggcagccgGGCGGCCGCAAGGCCCCACGCAACGTCTTTGACTTCCTGAACGAGAAACTGCGTGGGAAGAGCGccggggacagggctgggggggtGGCCCtgccccagaggaacagcaaagAGATCTACCATGCCAGCAAGAGCACCAAGAAGGCCCTGAGTGTCAGCCTCTTCCAGACCACGGAGAAGATTGAGCAGACGCAGAGGGATATCAGGGGAATCCAGCAGGCCCTGGCGCGCAACGTCGGGAG GCACAGcattgctgcagctcagctggaggAGAAGCTGGCTAATGCCCAcaagcagctggggcagctgcaggccCAGGAAGCCAGGCTACAGCGGGAGCAGAAGAAAGCAGACACCCACAAGAAGATGACTGAGTTCTAG
- the LIME1 gene encoding lck-interacting transmembrane adapter 1: MAAASGEGTSGTRLLPAGTALALLGGLVYLGTLCAACKRKGRKKVAPDGVKLVEEALLCQTQLRSLSKSDTKLHELYRVKARDVQRPASLNLPGPAAPGGESLHSSGLLHRELPQIPVPEPPATCPAPDQTYSNLLFTPLRKPAPDAVYECLAVGEEGTPVPPSVTPVPPMPAGTQLSPPRAGHGAADYACVHKVKKVVSVEVQDGAVAGPSGAQHGWDGTGSAPHAKLEEMYSTVCKATKKKSQVPASTPRAVKDGGSGELPPCQQEGAPAAPGPPDPCYESINDRAWTAQARGPEPDYEAVDIHWKQAAKGAKPGKGCVPENLYESVVDVWAGGSQKGSARTAANGLQVYITNL; the protein is encoded by the exons ATGGCTGCAGCCAGCGGcgaggggacatcagggacccggctgctgccagctggcactgccctggccctgctcggTGGCCTGGTCTACCTGGGCACCCTGTGTGCTGCCTGCAAACG gaagggcaggaagaaagTCGCTCCGGACGGGGTGAAGCTCGTGGAGGAG gccctgctctgccagacACAGCTGCGCTCACTCAGCAAGTCGGACACGAAGCTGCACGAGCTGTACCGGGTGAAGGCCAGGGATG TCCAGCGTCCTGCCAGCCTGAATCTCCCTGGTCCCGCGGCCCCTGGGGGTGaatccctgcacagctctggccTCCTGCACCGTGAGCTGCCCCAGATCCCCGTCCCTGAGCCCCCGGCCACCTGCCCGGCCCCCGACCAGACCTACTCCAACCTGCTCTTCACCCCGCTGCGCAAACCGGCGCCAGACGCCGTCTACGAGTGCCTGGCAGTGGGGGAGGAGGGCACCCCCGtgccccccagtgtcacccccgTGCCCCCCATGCCAGCTGGcacccagctgtcccctccacGGGCTGGGCACGGCGCAGCTGATTACGCCTGTGTCCATAAAGTGAAGAAGGTGGTGTCGGTGGAGGTGCAGGACGGGGCTGTGGCAGGACCCTCTGGAGCACAGCACGGCTGGGATGGCACAGGCAGTGCCCCTCATGCCAAG ctggaggagatgTACTCGACGGTGTGCAAAGCCACCAAGAAGAAATCCCAGGTCCCTGCATCAACCCCGAGAGCTGTGAAGGACGGGGGGTCTGGGGAGCTGCCCCCCTGCCAGCAGGAGggggccccagcagccccagggcccccTGACCCCTGTTACGAGTCCATCAATGACAGAGCATGGACTGCCCAGGCCCGTGGCCCCGAGCCTGACTATGAGGCTGTGGACATTCACTGGAAGCAGGCAGCAAAAGGGGCCaagccagggaagggctgtgtgCCTGAGAACCTCTACGAGAGCGTGGTGGACGTCTGGGCAGGGGGGTCCCAGAAAGGCTCTGCCCGCACAGCAGCCAATGGGCTGCAGGTTTACATCACCAACCTATag